The sequence CCATGCCAGGCGTGCAGGCGGGCATGGACACCAAACTGCCCAATGGCCGCAACTACGGTTTCCCGCTGAACAACGAGTACATCGTGGCCAACAAGGTCTGGGTGGAAAAGCACCCGGCCGCAGGCAAGTTGTTTGAGATCATGGAAATTCCGCTGAACGACATCAGCCAGCAAAACCGCTTGCTCCATGACGGCCAGAGCAAGCCGGCGGACATTGAGCGCCATGTCAACAGCTGGATCAAGGCCCACCAGAAAATCTTTGATGGCTGGATTGCCCAGGCCCTGGCCGCCCGCTGAGGACTACGGCGATTACGGTAAAAACCAGCGCTCGCATAGACTGCAAGCGCTGGTCTAGCTATCGATAAAGAAGCGGCCCCAGATGGGGCCGTTTTGCATGGTGGCCTGGAGCCCCGCGCTGAGGGTTTAGGGCTTGGCCGCCTCGGCCTGCAGCTGGGCCAGCAGCTTGCCCTTGGCATCCAGCAATTCCAGCCGGTCACCATGCACGCGCCAGCCTGCCGTGTGCTCCAGCACCTTGAGCAACCCGGATTCGGTGCGGGCCGCCGCCCCTTGGCAGGCCATGCGGGTGGTCGCAACCTGGCCGAACTGCAGGCGCTCGCCCTGCTGACTCCAGCTGCCCATCAGGCGGTTGCAGCCGCCGCTGCCGGCCAACCTGCCCTGCGCCAGCAGGTTCAACTGGGCGGACTGGCCCTGGCGGGGCACGGCCTTGCCATGCAAGGTCAGCAGCTTCCAGTGGGTGTTCTCCAGCGTGGAGGCAGGCGCAGCAACTTGTGCGGTGTCTGCTGTGCCCGCTGTACTCGGTGCATCGGCAACCTTGGCGCTTGCCGCCTCGGCAGCGGCTGCAGGCACCACGGCGCCGGCCTTTTCCACCGCCTGCGAGGGGGCTGGCTGGTCTGCTGCACCCGACCGGCCCTGCCAGCCGCTGGCACAGGTGGAAGCACTGGACAGAGAGACAAAGCGCTCCACCCGCAGCATCAGCTGCTTGCGCCCTTGCTGGGCCAGCACCGGATCTGCAAAAGGCTGCTCCAGCACCTTGCCATCCACCGTGGCCAGCATGGACACGGCCGGGCCGCCGCTGCGCGAGGCCATGTAGGCATTTTCCAGCAAGACGTTGTCGCCCTCCATCAAGACCGGCACGGTCTGGCCGGTGCGGCAGTCCTGAAAGCGGCCGGCATCGGCCTGGTAGGTGTACAGGCCCTGCCAGCGCTCTGTCTGCACGCTGGGGCGCAGCACAGGCGTGGGCGGGGCAACGCTGGCCGCAGCGGCGCTGCCCGCATCCTTGCCACGCCATTGGGCCCATTTCTGGGAAACCGTGGTGCACCCTGCCAGGCCGGCCACGGCCAGAGCGCAGGCGGCCAGGCGCCAGAGTGAGGAATGCATGGATGCCTTGTATGGGTGCTGGGATGGGTGTTGCATGCCCGAACGGTAGCAGAGCCCGGCCCCCACAGGGCCTTGGCCGGCCAGGCAAAGCCCTTCACGCCACTCATGCATTGGGGCCTGGACCGCTCCCCCAAACCAGGCCCGCCGCCGGCTGCCAGTGCGGCCGCATGCCAAGATCAACGGCTGCGCAGACGCATGCCGGCATGGCCCAATGCACTCGAGCCCCTGCGTTGCACCCATAATCTCGCCATTTCCCCAAGAGCACATCCATGAGCCAAGAGAATCCCAACGTCGTTCAAGGCACCGAGGAACTTCTCCTCAGCCTGTGCAACTCCGTCACCCGCGTACTGAATGTGGCCACCAACAGCCAGGTGCAGTACTCCGGTGTGGTGCAACGCATCCAGAAGACCTACCTCAAACCCGACATCGGCTGCTTTGTGCTGTTCGACGGCGGCTTCTCGGGGCTGGTCATCATCAATCTCTCGGCCGCATCGGCCATGGAGCTCTACCGCAACTACCTGCTGAACATGGGCTTGTCGGAAAGCGATCTGGCCACCAGCTACACCTCAGACGAGGTCAGCAATGTGATGGGCGAGCTGATGAACCAGGTGGTGGGCGACTTCACCGGCAAGGTGCGCCGCGAGCTGCAAACCCACATCACGCAGAACCAGCCCAAGATGCTGGTGCTGAACAAACAGGTGCAGCTCTCCGTGGACGCCAACCTGGACAACCCCGAGGCCCGGCGCGTGACCTTCTACACCGCGGCCAACAACATCTTCTATCTGGAGCTGGCCGTGGACCGCACGGAGTTCATCACGCTGCGTGACTTCGAGCCGGAAGATGCCCTGGACCCCGACGCCATCATGGCAGCGGCCGGCTCGCCGGCAGCCCCTGCCTCGGCCAGCGCGGCTGCCAGCGACAGCGACGCAGAAACCGCTGCCCTGCTCAAGTCCCTGGGCATGTAAGCCCTGCGCGGGCTGTATGCCCGACGCTCTCTGAATCGAAGCGCCTTGTGTAGATGCACCAAGGTTTTCAGCATGGAAACACCTGATTAGCGACATCCTCAGATGAAGCTCCACTACGAATTGCACTGCTGCGCGGACATGACGTTCTGAGGCCGGGTCTCGCCCCGGCGGGCGACTTCATTTTCTTGAACGCTCAAGAAAACGGAAGCAAAAGAAACCGCCCCTACTGCCCATGTCCCTGCGCTTCGCTCCGGGCAAGCTCGGTGCTCAATCCCAAGGCGGTGCCGCAGAACTCGCGGCGCGGCGTGGCCGCTCTGCTCAAACATGCTGCGGCAAGCTTGACCACGAAGCAGCTGTGTCCTGCGGCACAGCTGCCCGCCCCGGGCTCTGCGCGCCGAGCCATGGGCAAAAGGGGTGGGAGAAAAGCGGATACGGGAACCGAATACCTGCCCTGCGTAGGCTGCGCTATTGGCGAACCTTATCTCCAAACCCTCGAGACCTGCTGCTTCGTCACACTGCTGGCACTGCGGTTGTTCCCCTTCTATACACGCCTGCGGCGCACAGCACACAGGGCTGCATGGCTGCCGTAGGACAGCCATGCTTCGTCAACTGACTTGCCGCGGCTGTTCGAGCGGAGCGCTGTAAGCGCAAAGCGAGTTCTGCGGCAGGCCCTGGGTGTTGGGTGACGCAGGTTGCCCCGGCGCGACAGCGCTGGGGTCGGGGATAGCAGGGGCGCATTCTTCGCCTACCTTCTTGTGCGAGCAAGAAGGTAGGTCGCCCGCCGGGGCGAGTCCCGGCTTCGGAACATCACTTCACAACAGTGTCTGAGACAAGTATCTAATCAGGCGTAACCACACTGGAAATGCCCAGTTTTCTACACAAGGCGCTTTCTTTTTGCGAGCGCTGCCAGGGCAGCGCTGCAGCTTACAGATTCCCCACCATGTCCTTGGCCACCACCCACTGGTCAAACTGCTCGGCCGTCACATGGCCGCTGGCGATGGCGGCCTCGCGCAGGCTCGTGCCCTCCTTGTGCGCCTTCTTGGCGATGAAGGCGGCCTTGTCGTAGCCGATGTGGGTGTTCAGCGCCGTCACCAGCATCAGCGAGCGGCCCACCAGCTCGGCAATGCGCTCGCGGTTGGGCTCTATGCCCACGGCGCAGTGGTCGTTGAAGCTCACCATGCCATCGGCCAGCAGGCGCACGCTTTGCAGGAAGTTGTGAGCCACCAGCGGGCGGAATACATTCAGCTCGAAGTTGCCCGAGGCACCGCCGAAATTGATGGCCACATCGTTGCCAAAGACCTGGGCGGCCAGCATGGTCACGGCCTCGGACTGCGTGGGATTGACCTTGCCCGGCATGATGGACGAGCCCGGCTCGTTCTCAGGAATGGACAACTCACCCAGGCCGCTGCGCGGGCCGCTGGCCAGCCAGCGCACATCGTTGGCAATCTTCATCATGCTGGCGGCCACTGTCTTGAGCGCACCATGGGCGCTGACCAGGGCGTCGCAGCTGCCCAGCGACTCGAACTTGTTGGGCGAGGTCACAAAGGGGTAGCCGGTGAGCTGGGCCAGCTCGGCCGCCACGCCTTCGGCATAGCCCTTGGGCGCGTTCAGCCCCGTGCCCACGGCCGTGCCACCCAGGGCCAGCTCGTACAGATGCGGCAGCGCGGCGCGCACATGGCGCTCACCATGGGCCAGTTGGGCCACCCAGCCGGAGATTTCCTGGCCCAGCGTCAGCGGCGTAGCGTCCTGCAAATGGGTGCGGCCGATCTTGACGATGTCGGCAAAGGCCTCGCTCTTGGCCTGCAGCGTGGCGCGCAGCTTGGCCATGGCCGGCAGCAGTTTTTGCTCGATGGCGGTGACGGCCGCCACATGCATGGCCGTGGGGTAGACGTCGTTGCTGGACTGGCTTTTGTTCACATCGTCGTTGGGGTGCACCAGGCGCGCCTCGCCGCGCTCACCCCCGAGGATTTCGCTGGCGCGATTGGCCAGCACCTCGTTGACGTTCATATTCGTCTGCGTGCCCGAGCCGGTCTGCCACACCACCAGCGGGAATTCATCCGGGTGCTGGTCGGCAATCACCTCGTCGGCGGCGGCATTGATGGCTTTGGACTTCTTCGCGTCCAGCAGGCCCAGGGCGTGGTTGACGCTGGCCGAGGCCTTTTTCACCCGGGCCAGCGCATGG comes from Comamonas sp. GB3 AK4-5 and encodes:
- a CDS encoding META domain-containing protein gives rise to the protein MHSSLWRLAACALAVAGLAGCTTVSQKWAQWRGKDAGSAAAASVAPPTPVLRPSVQTERWQGLYTYQADAGRFQDCRTGQTVPVLMEGDNVLLENAYMASRSGGPAVSMLATVDGKVLEQPFADPVLAQQGRKQLMLRVERFVSLSSASTCASGWQGRSGAADQPAPSQAVEKAGAVVPAAAAEAASAKVADAPSTAGTADTAQVAAPASTLENTHWKLLTLHGKAVPRQGQSAQLNLLAQGRLAGSGGCNRLMGSWSQQGERLQFGQVATTRMACQGAAARTESGLLKVLEHTAGWRVHGDRLELLDAKGKLLAQLQAEAAKP
- a CDS encoding DUF3334 family protein, with the translated sequence MSQENPNVVQGTEELLLSLCNSVTRVLNVATNSQVQYSGVVQRIQKTYLKPDIGCFVLFDGGFSGLVIINLSAASAMELYRNYLLNMGLSESDLATSYTSDEVSNVMGELMNQVVGDFTGKVRRELQTHITQNQPKMLVLNKQVQLSVDANLDNPEARRVTFYTAANNIFYLELAVDRTEFITLRDFEPEDALDPDAIMAAAGSPAAPASASAAASDSDAETAALLKSLGM
- the fumC gene encoding class II fumarate hydratase encodes the protein MTHATRQEKDTFGPIAVPADKLWGAQTQRSLQNFDISGEQQPREIIHALARVKKASASVNHALGLLDAKKSKAINAAADEVIADQHPDEFPLVVWQTGSGTQTNMNVNEVLANRASEILGGERGEARLVHPNDDVNKSQSSNDVYPTAMHVAAVTAIEQKLLPAMAKLRATLQAKSEAFADIVKIGRTHLQDATPLTLGQEISGWVAQLAHGERHVRAALPHLYELALGGTAVGTGLNAPKGYAEGVAAELAQLTGYPFVTSPNKFESLGSCDALVSAHGALKTVAASMMKIANDVRWLASGPRSGLGELSIPENEPGSSIMPGKVNPTQSEAVTMLAAQVFGNDVAINFGGASGNFELNVFRPLVAHNFLQSVRLLADGMVSFNDHCAVGIEPNRERIAELVGRSLMLVTALNTHIGYDKAAFIAKKAHKEGTSLREAAIASGHVTAEQFDQWVVAKDMVGNL